Proteins encoded within one genomic window of Amorphoplanes friuliensis DSM 7358:
- a CDS encoding cupin domain-containing protein has protein sequence MSVIREHQAVAHQLHGATFHSFVAPSSGSAELCAWRLDIAAGTVGVPHRVSREEILLIMSGEIMATVDGAATTVRPGEVIFVPAGASFGVDNTSGGPASAWVTTTVGLEATLADGSSISPPWVR, from the coding sequence ATGTCGGTAATCCGTGAGCACCAAGCCGTCGCCCATCAACTGCACGGGGCGACCTTCCACTCGTTTGTTGCGCCCTCGTCGGGCAGTGCCGAGCTCTGCGCCTGGCGGTTGGACATTGCCGCCGGCACGGTCGGTGTGCCGCATCGGGTCAGCCGGGAGGAAATCCTGCTGATCATGTCCGGCGAGATCATGGCGACCGTCGACGGGGCGGCCACCACGGTCCGGCCCGGTGAGGTCATCTTTGTGCCCGCGGGCGCGTCGTTCGGCGTCGACAACACTTCCGGGGGGCCGGCGTCCGCCTGGGTGACCACAACGGTCGGGCTCGAAGCCACCCTCGCGGACGGTTCGTCGATCAGCCCGCCCTGGGTGCGCTAG
- a CDS encoding maleylpyruvate isomerase family mycothiol-dependent enzyme, with product MDLRKALIAERTEQADLLAGLRPDQWDAPTLCEGWRVREVVAHLTMPFRASLGRTMLDLAKARGDFNRMADTTARHDALQLSAADLLACMRQNIDHRWKPPGGGTHGALAHQVIHGLDVTVGLGLDRRVPPERVALVLTGMKPRNIKFFGTELDGLQLQATDVNWTHGTGTPVRGSAQDLLLFVCGRRLPPGRLSGTESP from the coding sequence ATGGACCTTCGGAAAGCATTGATCGCGGAACGCACTGAGCAGGCCGACCTACTCGCCGGGTTGCGCCCCGACCAGTGGGACGCACCCACCCTGTGCGAGGGCTGGCGGGTACGCGAGGTCGTCGCCCATCTCACCATGCCGTTCCGGGCCTCGCTCGGCCGCACGATGCTCGACCTGGCAAAGGCCCGCGGCGACTTCAATCGAATGGCCGACACCACCGCCCGTCACGACGCTCTTCAACTGTCGGCAGCCGACCTGTTGGCCTGCATGCGTCAGAACATCGACCACCGCTGGAAGCCACCCGGCGGCGGAACCCACGGCGCACTTGCGCACCAGGTGATCCATGGTCTCGACGTCACAGTCGGACTCGGCCTGGACCGCCGCGTGCCGCCCGAGCGAGTGGCCCTGGTCCTCACCGGCATGAAGCCGAGAAACATCAAGTTCTTCGGTACCGAACTCGACGGCCTCCAGTTGCAGGCCACCGATGTGAATTGGACTCACGGCACCGGAACACCGGTCCGCGGGTCGGCGCAGGATCTGCTGCTCTTCGTCTGTGGACGACGTCTGCCGCCGGGCCGGCTCAGCGGGACAGAATCTCCGTGA
- a CDS encoding aldo/keto reductase, producing MTYPLAGRPVPRIGYGLRRLASRTAELGETAAIGVLHHAYDLGIRHFDTAEFYDAGLANHLLHAAFQGRRDEVILATKAGARPITGGPAPMTAAQQPHELREAVEANLKSLGTEYLDVVNLRRMDFRPGLLASGDQSVPLEDQLAELTALRDEGKIRAIGLSHVRQNQFEAALPAGITCVQNLYYLLDRSDEPLLTACREAEVAWVPYFPLGDGGPPFNLPKVVDDPVVLAVAADLGVTATQVGLAWQLNHSPNTMLIAGSADPEHLAENLAAADLDLDSATMTRLEAVRS from the coding sequence ATGACCTACCCCCTGGCCGGCCGCCCGGTCCCGCGCATCGGATACGGGTTGCGACGGCTCGCATCCCGCACTGCGGAGCTGGGCGAGACGGCGGCGATCGGGGTGCTGCACCACGCTTACGACCTCGGGATCCGGCACTTCGACACCGCCGAGTTCTACGACGCCGGACTGGCCAACCACCTCCTGCACGCGGCCTTCCAGGGACGGCGCGACGAGGTCATCCTGGCCACGAAGGCCGGCGCCCGCCCGATCACCGGCGGCCCGGCCCCGATGACCGCCGCACAGCAACCCCACGAGCTGCGCGAGGCGGTCGAGGCCAACCTGAAGTCCCTCGGCACTGAATACCTGGACGTGGTCAACCTCCGCCGCATGGACTTCCGCCCCGGCCTCCTCGCGTCGGGCGACCAGTCCGTACCCCTGGAAGACCAGCTCGCCGAACTCACAGCCCTGCGCGACGAAGGCAAGATCCGGGCCATCGGCCTCAGCCACGTGCGCCAGAACCAGTTCGAGGCCGCACTGCCGGCCGGAATCACGTGCGTCCAGAACCTCTACTACCTGCTCGACCGCTCGGACGAGCCGCTGCTGACCGCCTGCCGGGAGGCAGAAGTGGCCTGGGTGCCCTACTTCCCGCTGGGCGACGGCGGTCCGCCGTTCAACCTCCCGAAGGTTGTGGACGACCCGGTCGTGCTGGCGGTCGCGGCGGACCTGGGCGTCACGGCAACGCAGGTCGGGTTGGCCTGGCAGCTCAACCACTCCCCGAACACGATGCTCATCGCCGGCTCCGCCGACCCGGAGCACCTGGCCGAGAACCTCGCCGCGGCCGACCTCGACCTCGACTCCGCCACGATGACCCGCCTCGAGGCCGTCAGGTCCTAG
- a CDS encoding helix-turn-helix domain-containing protein, translating into MEQHLDPTVQRRRLRVELRRARSETGLTQKQVADELGWSPSKLLRIENGQVGISQTDLRALLGHYEVTDPELIRTLTELAQQGRKQQTWSQYRDVLLPDFMAYLSYEGSASLLRQSDPLLVPGLLQTEEYARAINNAYASADTTEHDIERQTEARLLRQGILERDDPPEMFFILDEAVVSRWVGLKPRDAKIMINQLRRLQELNEYPRVSIQIMPFSQGFHFGMQGGFTMLEFPDPEDDELLFLENRAASVSAREGADVIARYKEEFYKLEEAAVGGPTDLGDFLGKIIERMS; encoded by the coding sequence ATGGAGCAACACCTCGATCCCACGGTGCAGCGACGTCGCTTGAGGGTCGAGCTACGCCGAGCCAGGTCAGAGACGGGACTCACCCAGAAACAGGTCGCCGACGAGCTCGGCTGGTCACCGTCCAAACTCCTGCGGATCGAGAACGGCCAGGTCGGGATCTCGCAAACTGATCTCCGGGCTTTGCTGGGCCATTACGAGGTCACGGATCCGGAGTTGATCAGAACGCTCACCGAACTGGCCCAGCAGGGACGCAAGCAGCAGACCTGGAGCCAGTACCGTGATGTCCTGCTTCCCGACTTCATGGCGTACCTGAGCTACGAGGGATCTGCTTCGCTGCTGCGTCAGAGCGATCCACTTCTTGTCCCCGGCCTGCTGCAGACCGAGGAGTACGCGCGGGCGATCAACAATGCGTACGCGTCGGCCGACACCACCGAGCACGACATCGAACGGCAGACAGAAGCCCGATTGCTGCGTCAAGGCATCTTGGAGCGCGATGATCCGCCGGAGATGTTCTTCATTCTGGACGAGGCAGTCGTCAGCCGCTGGGTGGGCCTGAAGCCCCGTGACGCGAAAATCATGATCAATCAGCTGCGCCGCCTTCAGGAACTGAACGAGTATCCCCGGGTCAGCATTCAGATCATGCCGTTCTCGCAGGGATTCCACTTCGGCATGCAGGGCGGCTTCACCATGCTGGAGTTTCCCGACCCCGAGGACGACGAGCTTCTGTTCCTGGAGAACAGAGCGGCCAGCGTGTCCGCCAGGGAGGGCGCAGACGTGATCGCCCGTTACAAGGAGGAGTTCTACAAACTGGAAGAGGCCGCCGTCGGGGGACCCACCGACCTCGGCGACTTCCTCGGAAAGATCATCGAAAGGATGAGCTGA
- a CDS encoding class I SAM-dependent methyltransferase has translation MTDYRDLNRANWDERARAHAASADYRVTDFAADPEHLSDVVRFDLPLLGDVKGLRGVHLQCHIGTDTVSLARLGATMTGVDFSSASLAEARRISGLAGNPVEFVESELYSAADKLGRGGFDLVYTGIGALCWLPDIRGWARVVADLLRPGGRLFLREGHPILWALADPLPAGGTLALDYSYFEQAEPQIWNEGGTYVETDAVFTHNTTHEWNHGLGEIVTALLDAGLSVTGLVEHTSVPWEALRGHMHQLDNGEWQLTDRPERLPHSYTLQAVRNAV, from the coding sequence GTGACCGACTATCGCGACCTCAACCGGGCCAATTGGGACGAGCGGGCGCGGGCCCACGCCGCGTCCGCCGACTACCGGGTGACCGATTTTGCCGCCGACCCCGAGCACCTGAGCGACGTGGTCCGCTTCGACCTCCCGCTGCTCGGCGACGTCAAGGGCCTGCGCGGCGTGCACCTGCAGTGCCACATCGGCACCGACACGGTCTCACTGGCCCGCCTCGGCGCCACCATGACCGGCGTCGACTTCTCCTCCGCCTCGCTGGCCGAGGCACGCCGCATCTCAGGGCTCGCGGGCAACCCGGTCGAGTTCGTCGAGTCCGAGCTCTACAGCGCCGCCGACAAGCTGGGCCGCGGCGGCTTCGACCTCGTCTACACCGGGATCGGCGCGCTGTGCTGGCTGCCCGACATCCGGGGGTGGGCGCGGGTCGTCGCCGACCTGCTGCGCCCCGGCGGCCGCCTCTTCCTCCGCGAGGGCCACCCGATCCTGTGGGCGCTCGCCGACCCGCTGCCCGCCGGCGGGACGCTCGCGCTCGACTACTCCTACTTCGAGCAGGCGGAGCCGCAGATCTGGAACGAGGGCGGCACCTACGTCGAGACCGACGCCGTTTTCACCCACAACACCACCCACGAGTGGAACCACGGCCTCGGCGAGATCGTGACCGCCCTGCTCGACGCCGGTCTGAGCGTGACCGGGCTCGTCGAGCACACCTCGGTGCCGTGGGAGGCGCTCCGGGGTCACATGCACCAGTTGGACAACGGCGAATGGCAGCTCACGGACCGCCCGGAACGGCTTCCGCACTCGTACACGCTGCAGGCGGTCCGCAACGCCGTTTAA
- a CDS encoding ROK family protein → METRRTTVRDVRRANRASLLTDLFHGGRQSRQQLGDTTALSQASVSNLIGEMIDEGLVEEAGLVGSDGGRPRALLRVAPGYGYVVGADVGETRVLVELYDLAMSRLGVAQYSLGTGGPDPEVAAAKLLEGLDSVVAEAGIARSEVLGYGVGVAGVVDQTGGSPVVHSQTTGWDAVPLGDMLAAGTDVQIFVENGAKTVGQAEMWFGAGRGARHAVIVMVGTGVGAAVVMDGRSYRGAFSNAGEWGHTTLVYDGDVCRCGARGCLEAYIGAEKVIARLAAATGQQPEPKLLSRMLAADGALEGEAADIIAETVGYLGAGIAGLVNLFSPERIVLGGPAGLALGERFLPDIRAAAARNALKQPYSRTRIDLCQLGPDAVAMGAATLPIARLLADGGLPVTSGQAAPLSRAAHRRSMSRGRH, encoded by the coding sequence TTGGAGACCAGGCGTACGACGGTGCGGGATGTCCGCCGCGCGAACCGGGCCAGCCTGCTCACGGACCTGTTCCACGGCGGCCGGCAGAGCCGGCAACAGCTCGGTGACACGACGGCGCTGAGCCAGGCGAGCGTGAGCAACCTGATCGGCGAGATGATCGACGAGGGTCTGGTCGAGGAGGCCGGCCTGGTCGGTTCGGACGGCGGGCGGCCCCGCGCGCTCCTGCGCGTCGCCCCCGGGTACGGCTACGTCGTGGGCGCCGACGTCGGTGAGACACGGGTCCTGGTGGAGCTGTACGACCTGGCCATGTCGCGTCTGGGTGTCGCGCAGTATTCGCTCGGCACCGGCGGCCCCGACCCGGAGGTGGCGGCGGCAAAGCTGCTCGAGGGTCTCGACTCGGTTGTCGCCGAGGCCGGCATCGCCCGCTCGGAGGTGCTCGGTTACGGCGTCGGTGTCGCCGGGGTCGTGGATCAGACCGGCGGCTCGCCGGTGGTCCACTCGCAGACGACCGGCTGGGACGCCGTTCCGCTGGGCGACATGCTCGCGGCCGGCACCGACGTGCAGATCTTCGTGGAGAACGGTGCGAAGACCGTCGGCCAGGCCGAGATGTGGTTCGGCGCGGGCCGGGGCGCCCGGCACGCGGTGATAGTCATGGTCGGGACCGGCGTCGGTGCGGCCGTCGTGATGGACGGGCGCAGCTACCGCGGCGCGTTCAGCAACGCGGGGGAGTGGGGCCACACCACCCTGGTGTACGACGGGGACGTCTGCCGGTGCGGTGCCCGGGGGTGCCTCGAGGCGTACATCGGCGCGGAGAAGGTCATCGCCCGGCTTGCCGCGGCGACCGGGCAGCAGCCGGAGCCGAAACTGCTCAGCCGGATGCTGGCCGCCGACGGCGCGCTGGAGGGTGAGGCCGCCGACATCATCGCCGAGACCGTCGGCTATCTGGGTGCGGGCATCGCGGGGCTGGTCAATCTCTTCTCCCCGGAGCGCATCGTGCTCGGTGGCCCGGCCGGTTTGGCGTTGGGAGAGCGCTTTCTTCCCGACATTCGGGCCGCAGCCGCACGAAACGCCCTGAAGCAGCCGTACTCGCGGACCCGGATCGATCTCTGCCAGCTCGGCCCCGACGCCGTGGCGATGGGGGCGGCCACGCTGCCGATCGCTCGGCTGCTCGCCGACGGCGGCCTGCCGGTCACGTCGGGGCAGGCGGCGCCGCTGTCGCGCGCCGCCCACCGCCGCTCGATGAGCCGGGGCCGTCACTGA
- a CDS encoding DUF397 domain-containing protein, producing the protein MTDSIWTDAVWHKSSRSNGGGQCVEIAVHADLVAVRDSKDPDGAMLIFPARTWQSFLGWIVDNDELTNLGR; encoded by the coding sequence GTGACCGACTCAATCTGGACCGATGCTGTATGGCACAAGAGCTCCCGCAGCAACGGTGGTGGTCAATGTGTCGAGATCGCTGTTCACGCGGACCTGGTTGCGGTTCGTGATTCCAAGGACCCGGACGGCGCCATGCTGATCTTCCCGGCTCGGACATGGCAGTCGTTTCTCGGCTGGATCGTCGACAATGACGAACTCACCAACCTCGGCCGATGA
- a CDS encoding ABC transporter ATP-binding protein — MSEPVLEIKNLNVDYGLGDQAVHAVRDVNLTLHRGEVLGLAGESGSGKSTLAYGLTRLLAPPGVVSGGQVIYHPEKGDAYDVLGLSDKELQAFRWAETAIVFQGAMNSLNPVHKISTQLTDVLAAHEPQMSSHSRTARAREMLKLVGISPDRMDAYPHQLSGGMRQRVMIGMALILQPQVVIMDEPTTALDVVMQRQILGQLIELRERLGFSVIFITHDLSLLVEFSNRIAIMYGGRIVEEAQASTLYRESLHPYSAGLLGSFPALRGPRRELTGIPGSPPDLKGMPTGCSFHPRCPKAFDPCADNIPVLGNPDTPDGATRTVACWLHPVKQPVS, encoded by the coding sequence GTGAGCGAGCCGGTTCTCGAGATCAAGAACCTGAACGTGGACTACGGACTGGGTGACCAGGCCGTGCACGCCGTCCGCGACGTCAACCTCACGCTGCACCGCGGTGAGGTGCTCGGCCTGGCCGGCGAGTCCGGCTCGGGCAAGTCCACCCTGGCGTACGGCCTCACCCGGCTGCTCGCCCCGCCGGGAGTGGTCAGCGGCGGGCAGGTCATCTACCACCCGGAGAAGGGCGACGCGTACGACGTCCTCGGGCTCAGCGACAAGGAACTGCAGGCGTTCCGCTGGGCCGAGACGGCGATCGTCTTCCAGGGCGCGATGAACTCCCTCAACCCCGTGCACAAGATCTCCACCCAGCTCACGGACGTCCTCGCGGCGCACGAGCCGCAGATGTCGTCGCACAGCCGCACCGCCCGGGCGCGGGAGATGCTCAAGCTGGTCGGCATCTCGCCGGACCGGATGGACGCCTACCCGCACCAGCTCTCCGGCGGCATGCGGCAGCGCGTGATGATCGGCATGGCGCTGATCCTGCAGCCGCAGGTCGTCATCATGGACGAGCCCACCACGGCGCTCGACGTGGTGATGCAGCGGCAGATCCTGGGTCAGCTCATCGAGTTGCGCGAGCGGCTCGGCTTCTCGGTCATCTTCATCACGCACGACCTGTCGCTGCTGGTGGAGTTCTCGAACCGCATCGCCATCATGTACGGCGGCCGGATCGTCGAGGAGGCGCAGGCGTCCACGCTCTACCGGGAGTCGCTGCACCCGTACAGTGCGGGTCTGCTCGGGTCGTTCCCCGCCCTGCGCGGGCCGCGCCGCGAGCTCACCGGCATCCCCGGATCACCGCCGGACCTCAAGGGCATGCCGACCGGCTGCTCGTTCCACCCGCGCTGCCCGAAGGCCTTCGACCCCTGCGCGGACAACATCCCGGTCCTCGGCAACCCGGACACCCCCGACGGGGCGACACGCACGGTCGCCTGCTGGCTGCACCCGGTCAAGCAGCCCGTCAGCTGA
- a CDS encoding GGDEF domain-containing protein has protein sequence MRQILTGLRRDRLLLALCATTAGLVLWYATAPASRTAQVVTAWVFVAAVHICLIGITRSFTRTPGLPAVARRFWRAVLAGAIVYLIGDLAQIVEAASHPALATAATGGKIQVATLSAGSAWLMITLLTAPLGLTTRRERLRFWLDVATVMVAAVVVGWSLIVPDHPAALLDAAAPVLMGPVVLLLCVFVVVKLTMSGTTLFTRSCALIGTAAAALKSGADGLGPEQLHWFLALTITAHAMLTIAVRITHLQVLHNPSALETRRRRRPYSPLPYGAIVVTYGLLTVAIWRQETATIPIALAGAAISTLLVVLRQLDAFRENALLLSRLHQSLEQRDTLAARLQHQAFHDGLTGLPNRQLYSQRLDAALAADGPVVVMLIDLDDFKPVNDAYGHAAGDALLKVIADRMRACVRETDTVARIGGDEFAVLLSSLPGGDPLEIAARIVREVEAPVPVDGGVAQVGASVGIAFARPDLHDAEALLREADHAMYAVKRDGKGSYAVSPG, from the coding sequence ATGAGACAGATCCTGACCGGCTTACGCCGTGATCGACTGCTGCTCGCCCTGTGTGCCACGACCGCCGGCCTCGTTCTCTGGTACGCGACAGCACCCGCGAGCCGCACCGCCCAGGTCGTGACCGCCTGGGTTTTTGTTGCGGCAGTGCACATCTGCCTCATCGGGATCACCCGCTCCTTCACACGTACGCCCGGACTGCCCGCCGTCGCCCGGAGGTTCTGGCGTGCCGTCCTCGCCGGCGCGATCGTCTACCTCATCGGCGACCTGGCGCAGATCGTCGAAGCGGCCTCCCACCCGGCCCTCGCCACCGCCGCGACCGGCGGCAAGATCCAGGTGGCCACCCTCTCGGCCGGCAGCGCCTGGCTGATGATCACGCTGCTCACCGCACCGCTCGGACTCACCACCCGCCGCGAACGCCTCCGCTTCTGGCTGGACGTCGCGACGGTCATGGTCGCGGCCGTGGTCGTCGGCTGGTCCCTGATCGTCCCCGACCACCCGGCCGCCCTGCTCGACGCCGCCGCGCCGGTGCTGATGGGCCCGGTCGTCCTGCTCCTCTGCGTGTTCGTCGTCGTGAAGCTGACGATGTCCGGCACCACACTCTTCACCCGCTCCTGCGCCCTGATCGGCACCGCCGCGGCGGCGCTCAAGTCCGGCGCGGACGGCCTCGGCCCCGAGCAGCTGCACTGGTTCCTGGCCCTGACGATCACCGCGCACGCGATGCTGACGATCGCGGTCCGCATCACGCATCTCCAGGTGCTCCACAACCCGTCGGCTCTGGAGACCCGCCGTCGCCGGCGTCCGTACAGCCCGCTGCCGTACGGCGCGATCGTCGTCACGTACGGCCTGCTGACCGTGGCGATCTGGCGACAGGAGACGGCCACCATCCCGATCGCCCTCGCCGGCGCCGCGATCAGCACGTTGCTGGTCGTGCTCCGCCAGCTCGACGCGTTCCGGGAGAACGCTCTGCTGCTGAGCCGGTTGCACCAGTCGCTGGAGCAACGCGACACCCTCGCGGCCCGCCTCCAGCACCAGGCTTTCCACGACGGCCTCACCGGCCTGCCGAACCGTCAGCTCTACTCCCAGCGGCTGGACGCGGCGCTGGCGGCGGACGGTCCCGTGGTCGTCATGCTGATCGACCTCGACGACTTCAAGCCGGTCAACGACGCGTACGGCCACGCCGCCGGCGACGCGCTCCTCAAAGTGATCGCCGACCGCATGCGCGCCTGCGTCCGCGAAACCGACACGGTCGCCCGCATCGGCGGCGACGAGTTCGCGGTCCTGCTGTCATCCCTGCCCGGCGGTGACCCGTTGGAGATCGCCGCCCGCATCGTCCGCGAGGTCGAAGCCCCGGTCCCCGTCGACGGAGGGGTAGCCCAGGTCGGCGCCAGCGTCGGCATCGCCTTCGCCCGCCCGGACCTCCACGACGCCGAGGCCCTCCTCCGCGAAGCCGACCACGCGATGTACGCGGTCAAGCGCGACGGCAAGGGCTCGTACGCCGTATCGCCGGGCTGA
- a CDS encoding MarR family winged helix-turn-helix transcriptional regulator, with product MERDLLDLPVLLLSAARGLVDGVDAGVRARGFDDIRPAHGFAFARLAGDGATVGQLAEHLDVTKQAASQMVEELVTKGYVERRPHPEDARARLIVLSAKGWACTRAADEAATEVLRPWADTLGPKRLAALRADLSLLATPGRLRPTW from the coding sequence GTGGAACGTGATCTCCTCGACCTGCCGGTGCTCCTGCTGAGCGCCGCCCGCGGCTTGGTGGACGGCGTCGATGCGGGCGTCCGGGCCCGGGGCTTCGACGACATCCGGCCGGCCCACGGCTTCGCCTTCGCCCGTCTGGCCGGGGACGGCGCAACGGTGGGGCAGCTCGCCGAGCATCTCGACGTGACGAAGCAGGCCGCCAGCCAGATGGTCGAGGAACTCGTCACCAAGGGCTACGTGGAGCGCCGCCCCCACCCGGAGGACGCCCGCGCCCGCCTCATCGTCCTCAGCGCGAAGGGCTGGGCCTGCACCCGCGCCGCCGACGAAGCAGCGACCGAGGTGCTCCGCCCCTGGGCAGACACCCTCGGTCCGAAGCGCCTCGCCGCCCTCCGCGCCGACCTGTCCCTCCTGGCCACACCCGGTCGCCTACGCCCGACCTGGTAG
- a CDS encoding GH1 family beta-glucosidase: MNPTASSASGLLLPTAALPPSFKWGVATSSYQIEGAPAEDGRTPSIWDTFCRVPGAVVGGDNGDVACDHYHRMPQDVALIKSLGVDTYRFSVAWPRVQPGGKGPVNEAGLAFYDRLTDELLSAGVDPWVTLYHWDLPQELEDAGGWPNRDTAYRFADYAMLVFDKLSDRVDNWTTLNEPWCSAWLGYNVGVHAPGRKDFDAAIAAVHHLLLGHGLATQRMKAAATREMKFGITLNMGTADPATDTQLDRDAARRADGMGLRIYLDPLRKGEYPADMVEDLAARNTAFPVQDGDLEIISTPFEVLGVNFYFGQDFSGTDENGNTEDADGHPVVRGVELDRPRTAMNWPITPERFTQLLVRLHRDYPGLPIVITENGAAFDDTADASGYVADDDRTSYLAEHIAAVAAAIEQGADIQGYFAWSLMDNFEWAEGYAKRFGIVHVDYDTQVRTPKQSALWFRDTISRVRGS, encoded by the coding sequence ATGAACCCCACCGCCAGCTCTGCCTCCGGTCTGCTCCTGCCCACCGCCGCGCTGCCCCCGTCGTTCAAGTGGGGCGTTGCCACGTCCTCGTACCAGATCGAGGGCGCACCGGCCGAGGACGGCCGGACACCGTCCATCTGGGACACGTTCTGCCGTGTCCCCGGCGCCGTGGTGGGTGGCGACAACGGCGATGTCGCGTGCGACCACTACCACCGGATGCCGCAGGACGTCGCGCTGATCAAGAGTCTCGGTGTCGACACCTACCGCTTCTCGGTGGCGTGGCCGCGGGTGCAGCCCGGTGGCAAGGGCCCGGTCAACGAGGCCGGCCTGGCGTTCTACGACCGGCTGACCGACGAGCTGTTGTCCGCCGGCGTCGACCCGTGGGTGACGCTCTACCACTGGGATCTGCCGCAGGAGCTCGAGGACGCGGGCGGCTGGCCGAACCGCGACACCGCGTACCGTTTTGCCGACTACGCGATGCTGGTCTTCGACAAGCTCAGCGACCGGGTCGACAACTGGACGACGCTGAACGAGCCGTGGTGCTCGGCGTGGCTGGGCTACAACGTCGGCGTGCACGCCCCCGGGCGCAAGGACTTCGACGCCGCCATCGCGGCCGTGCACCACCTGCTGCTCGGTCACGGTCTCGCGACCCAGCGGATGAAGGCCGCGGCGACGCGGGAGATGAAGTTCGGCATCACCCTCAACATGGGTACGGCCGACCCCGCCACCGACACGCAGCTGGACCGGGACGCCGCCCGTCGCGCCGACGGCATGGGCCTGCGGATCTACCTCGACCCGCTGCGCAAGGGCGAGTACCCGGCCGACATGGTCGAGGACCTGGCCGCCCGCAACACGGCGTTCCCGGTGCAGGACGGCGACCTGGAGATCATCTCGACGCCGTTCGAGGTGCTCGGGGTGAACTTCTACTTCGGGCAGGACTTCAGCGGCACCGACGAGAACGGCAACACCGAGGACGCCGACGGTCACCCGGTCGTCCGCGGTGTCGAGCTCGACCGCCCGCGTACGGCGATGAACTGGCCGATCACGCCGGAGCGGTTCACCCAGCTGCTGGTCCGGCTGCACCGCGACTACCCGGGTCTGCCGATCGTCATCACGGAGAACGGCGCCGCGTTCGACGACACCGCCGACGCCTCCGGGTACGTCGCGGACGACGACCGCACGTCCTACCTCGCCGAGCACATCGCCGCGGTGGCGGCGGCGATCGAGCAGGGTGCCGACATCCAGGGCTACTTCGCGTGGTCGCTGATGGACAACTTCGAGTGGGCCGAGGGCTACGCGAAGCGGTTCGGCATCGTGCACGTCGACTACGACACCCAGGTGCGTACGCCGAAGCAGTCCGCACTCTGGTTCCGCGACACGATCAGCCGCGTCCGCGGTTCCTGA
- a CDS encoding MarR family winged helix-turn-helix transcriptional regulator produces MPADARDDVSLWLFWKRTGEMVRSNVVAEVTAGSGLSEPELTVLVQVNEAGGRLRQNSLAAATGWDRGRLSHLLTRMESRGYVSRERLRNGVEIVMLAPGQDVITAAQPHLAAAVDRHLTGKLTPAQREALREILTHLC; encoded by the coding sequence ATGCCAGCGGATGCCCGGGACGACGTGAGCCTGTGGCTGTTCTGGAAACGTACCGGTGAAATGGTCCGCAGCAACGTGGTCGCCGAGGTGACCGCGGGCAGCGGGCTGTCGGAGCCCGAGCTCACCGTGCTGGTCCAGGTCAACGAGGCCGGCGGCCGGCTGCGCCAGAATTCTCTCGCCGCGGCGACCGGCTGGGACCGCGGCCGCCTGTCCCACCTGCTCACCCGGATGGAGTCACGCGGGTACGTGTCCCGCGAGCGCCTCCGCAACGGCGTGGAGATCGTCATGCTCGCGCCCGGGCAGGACGTCATCACCGCCGCCCAGCCTCACCTGGCCGCAGCGGTCGACCGGCACCTGACGGGAAAGCTCACCCCCGCCCAGCGCGAGGCTCTGCGGGAGATCCTGACGCACCTCTGTTGA